In the genome of Chitinivibrio alkaliphilus ACht1, one region contains:
- a CDS encoding transporter substrate-binding domain-containing protein, giving the protein MHWFWRWGSHSHQATRREIPLLLCTLCIALVLCASILGNSHETEQTIIARGDHAYPPFEYINRMGNPDGFTVDLITAIAEEIDLDVNISLGPWSTVRREIEEGEIDLLLGMFITPARAEDVHFSPPTISISHAVYIRSGSPITGIDDLAGRAILIQEGDVVHDVVEEKSMADTVILRQDMGDVLRDLAAGQGGCGHCCVSAGESFYCGRKSYLSSPCGRADFTKRVRHGRCMG; this is encoded by the coding sequence ATGCACTGGTTTTGGCGATGGGGGAGCCATTCTCACCAAGCAACACGAAGAGAAATACCGCTATTGCTTTGTACTCTCTGTATTGCTCTGGTACTTTGTGCCTCCATTCTTGGAAATTCCCATGAAACAGAGCAGACCATTATTGCCCGGGGGGATCATGCCTATCCCCCCTTTGAATATATTAATAGAATGGGGAATCCCGATGGCTTTACGGTTGATCTTATTACGGCAATTGCCGAGGAGATCGATCTTGATGTAAATATTTCCCTGGGTCCGTGGAGCACGGTGCGTCGTGAAATAGAAGAGGGTGAGATAGATCTGTTGCTCGGCATGTTTATCACTCCAGCCCGGGCTGAGGATGTTCATTTTTCTCCCCCCACAATTAGCATCTCCCATGCCGTATATATTCGCTCTGGTTCCCCCATTACGGGTATTGATGATCTTGCCGGTCGGGCCATTCTTATTCAAGAAGGAGATGTGGTTCATGATGTTGTGGAAGAAAAAAGTATGGCCGACACGGTTATTCTCCGACAGGATATGGGTGATGTGCTTCGTGATCTTGCTGCGGGGCAGGGGGGATGCGGCCATTGTTGCGTCTCTGCAGGCGAATCGTTTTATTGCGGAAGAAAATCTTACCTCTCTTCGCCCTGTGGGAGAGCCGATTTTACAAAAAGAGTACGCCATGGCCGTTGCATGGGGTAA
- a CDS encoding aldo/keto reductase, protein MKTVNMGQSGLLGSNIIMGCMRIDSLNTKELEQLVYTALDAGINLFDHADIYGGGVCEELFGSFLRANPHLRKDLLLQSKCGIRDGYYDLSKEHIVRSVNESLQRLNTDYLDLFILHRPDTLMEPQEVAEALDTVITAGKVTHVGVSNMNSAQIELLLKYMKHPLIVNQLQLSPTNAGIFTTGIQANTAFDGAPDRHGHILEYSRLTEMTIQAWSPLQFGFFDGVYIDNPDFAELNTVLVRLAEENRVTTSAIALAWILSHPAQMQAVVGTTRVDRLRELCAASSLSLSRQEWYEIYRAAGHPLP, encoded by the coding sequence ATGAAGACAGTAAACATGGGACAATCGGGACTTCTTGGATCTAACATCATTATGGGATGTATGCGCATAGACTCCTTAAATACGAAGGAACTGGAGCAGCTCGTATATACAGCCCTTGATGCAGGAATCAATCTCTTTGACCATGCCGATATCTACGGTGGCGGCGTTTGTGAAGAACTATTCGGATCCTTTCTTCGTGCCAACCCACACCTGCGAAAGGACCTTCTGCTCCAAAGCAAATGTGGTATCCGCGATGGCTATTACGATCTCTCAAAGGAGCATATTGTTCGTTCCGTAAATGAGAGCCTTCAACGGCTCAACACGGACTATCTCGATCTCTTCATACTGCACCGTCCCGACACGCTCATGGAACCGCAGGAAGTGGCCGAAGCCCTTGATACGGTAATTACGGCTGGCAAGGTGACCCATGTCGGGGTCAGCAATATGAACAGTGCCCAGATAGAGCTCTTATTAAAATACATGAAACATCCACTCATTGTAAATCAGCTTCAGCTAAGCCCTACCAACGCAGGCATTTTTACCACGGGTATTCAGGCAAACACTGCCTTTGACGGGGCCCCCGATCGCCACGGCCATATTCTTGAATACAGTAGACTCACTGAAATGACCATTCAGGCATGGTCTCCCCTGCAGTTTGGTTTTTTTGACGGGGTGTATATCGATAATCCCGATTTTGCTGAGCTCAACACTGTCTTGGTTCGTCTCGCTGAAGAGAATAGGGTAACCACCTCGGCTATTGCCCTTGCGTGGATACTTTCCCATCCGGCACAGATGCAAGCGGTAGTTGGTACTACGAGGGTAGATCGACTTAGAGAGCTCTGTGCTGCCTCTTCACTCTCTCTTTCACGGCAGGAATGGTATGAAATATACCGCGCAGCGGGGCATCCACTGCCATAA
- a CDS encoding response regulator, which yields MKQGASIRQHISGLLILSISVVMVVLSTAFFLHFRESFRSQMESYVASTISFSADHCVAPLLFLDRPAAQRVLSRFEKIPTVTHAVLRDHTGEVFAQYQRSNHANSFPSDTVFEPLFHKNALYAAVAVKDDGLTLGVLSLRVSTEELQASLRQLTMFLFAIAIPLFVLILYWGKRMEYRISAPLMRIANMARRTNRDRLHSRISPVVDSCREVEILAESINTMLERIQYGEVQIEKTYHLLHDLVDAMPTLVFVLDRQNRTLLWNSAAARYIPTETPEEAPLDTLVPAFSFLTQELKRLREKFHPRKLRRYELQLGSIAYADVTLFPLHEHSEGDVALFITDVTAVTQKDAQLMQMQKMETVGTLAGGLAHDFNNALNGIVGTLSLLRLNMAEGGSLQEQEENITIMEEASSRAEDLIRQLLTLSQKQDSSKKRVAPLLLMKRVKRLYNTGIGKVVSCRIESDDTVPHIFVDPSQLEQVLLNLCINAGHAMTIMRAPHEQQGGEVTVVIEGRTFSVSHSVLSGEIPPGVYCCIHITDKGVGIKPEHISRIFDPFYTTKKNGAGTGLGLSMVLNIVQHNEGWVDVTSQPGVGTTVSLYFTECGETEREEGAFVSNNTPSIPQGTGHVLIIDDDPLVVRLGRKILMYSGFTVTSFYSGPEALAYLEEKQDHVDCILLDMVMPEMTGQEVYEEIHARGISIPVVLTSGYSRDDRVVQTISLGANEFLSKPYGAKELEEKIITAMSSEIRE from the coding sequence GTGAAACAGGGTGCATCAATCAGACAGCATATTTCAGGACTGCTCATTCTCTCTATAAGTGTTGTTATGGTGGTATTATCCACGGCATTCTTTCTTCATTTCAGGGAGAGTTTTCGTTCACAGATGGAATCCTATGTTGCCAGTACTATCTCTTTTTCTGCAGATCATTGTGTGGCTCCCTTGTTGTTTCTTGATCGTCCCGCAGCACAGCGGGTGTTATCACGGTTTGAAAAAATTCCCACCGTAACCCACGCTGTTTTGCGTGATCACACGGGCGAAGTATTTGCACAGTATCAAAGAAGTAATCATGCCAATTCTTTTCCCTCTGATACAGTGTTTGAGCCTCTGTTTCATAAGAATGCCCTCTATGCAGCCGTGGCTGTTAAGGATGATGGACTTACCCTGGGCGTCTTATCCTTGCGTGTCTCCACGGAAGAGTTGCAAGCCAGTTTGCGCCAACTGACCATGTTTCTTTTTGCCATCGCCATACCTCTGTTTGTGTTGATACTGTATTGGGGAAAACGAATGGAGTATCGCATTTCAGCACCCCTTATGCGAATTGCGAATATGGCGCGACGGACCAATCGAGACCGGCTTCATAGTAGAATATCACCAGTTGTGGATAGTTGTCGTGAGGTAGAAATCTTGGCAGAGAGCATAAATACCATGTTGGAACGTATTCAGTATGGAGAGGTACAGATAGAGAAAACCTATCATCTTTTGCATGATCTTGTTGATGCCATGCCCACCCTTGTTTTTGTGCTTGATCGACAAAACCGCACCCTTCTATGGAATAGTGCCGCTGCAAGGTATATTCCTACAGAGACCCCGGAAGAAGCTCCCCTTGATACGCTCGTGCCGGCTTTTTCATTTCTTACGCAGGAGCTGAAAAGGCTTCGTGAAAAATTCCATCCCCGAAAATTACGAAGATATGAATTACAGCTTGGCTCCATTGCCTATGCCGATGTGACGCTCTTTCCCCTGCATGAACATTCTGAAGGTGATGTGGCTCTGTTTATTACCGATGTAACAGCGGTTACACAAAAGGATGCGCAATTAATGCAAATGCAGAAGATGGAGACCGTGGGAACTCTTGCAGGAGGATTGGCTCATGATTTCAATAATGCCTTGAATGGTATTGTGGGTACCCTTTCCTTGCTGCGTCTTAACATGGCTGAAGGAGGAAGCTTACAAGAGCAAGAAGAAAATATAACCATTATGGAGGAGGCTTCTTCCCGGGCAGAGGATCTCATTCGTCAGCTCCTGACTCTCTCACAGAAACAGGATTCTTCTAAAAAACGGGTCGCCCCGTTGCTCCTTATGAAGAGGGTTAAGCGATTGTATAATACGGGTATTGGTAAGGTTGTTTCATGCCGTATTGAGAGTGATGATACTGTTCCACATATTTTTGTCGATCCATCTCAGCTTGAACAGGTATTGTTGAATCTCTGTATCAATGCTGGGCATGCCATGACAATTATGCGGGCTCCCCATGAGCAGCAGGGAGGAGAAGTGACGGTTGTCATAGAAGGGCGTACGTTCTCTGTATCCCATTCTGTACTATCCGGAGAGATTCCTCCGGGGGTATACTGTTGCATACATATCACAGATAAGGGGGTTGGTATTAAGCCGGAACATATTTCCCGTATTTTTGATCCATTTTACACAACCAAAAAGAACGGAGCCGGTACAGGTCTTGGTCTTTCTATGGTATTAAATATTGTACAACATAATGAAGGATGGGTTGATGTAACTTCGCAGCCCGGTGTGGGCACTACGGTGTCACTCTATTTTACGGAGTGTGGTGAAACAGAGCGGGAAGAAGGGGCTTTCGTATCAAACAATACCCCAAGTATTCCCCAGGGAACGGGGCATGTCCTGATTATTGATGATGATCCCCTCGTGGTTCGCTTAGGAAGAAAAATACTTATGTATAGTGGATTTACCGTAACATCCTTTTATAGTGGTCCGGAGGCGCTTGCGTATTTAGAGGAAAAACAGGATCATGTTGATTGTATCCTTCTTGATATGGTGATGCCTGAGATGACCGGCCAGGAAGTATATGAAGAAATTCATGCTCGTGGGATATCTATTCCGGTTGTTTTGACCTCGGGGTATTCCCGTGATGACCGCGTAGTACAAACCATATCCTTAGGAGCAAACGAATTTCTTTCTAAGCCCTATGGCGCCAAGGAACTTGAAGAAAAAATTATTACGGCCATGTCCTCAGAAATAAGAGAATAA
- a CDS encoding YfiR family protein — translation MVQKGIVLFLCLVSFVWAERDISEYHLKSAFIERFTRYIIWPKMSQDSTFHIGVAGDYDVYREVYDFFSRQPRIQNKTAQVRHVTDTTEYFCGQILFVIDAKYLDTYTGCSGKEGAPLLLIGDQPSFSKKGAMISFFVEEKRLRFIINQQHMNALGFQVSSFLLSMAEIIRFSEEDK, via the coding sequence ATGGTTCAGAAGGGGATCGTTCTTTTTCTTTGTCTTGTTTCTTTTGTGTGGGCTGAAAGAGATATTTCTGAGTATCATTTGAAGAGTGCTTTTATCGAGCGATTTACCCGGTATATTATATGGCCCAAAATGTCTCAGGATAGTACTTTTCATATTGGTGTTGCCGGAGATTACGATGTTTATAGGGAGGTGTATGATTTTTTCTCTCGTCAGCCCCGTATTCAAAACAAAACTGCCCAAGTACGTCATGTGACAGATACAACGGAGTATTTTTGTGGGCAAATTCTCTTTGTGATTGATGCAAAATATCTGGACACATATACGGGGTGTTCCGGAAAAGAAGGTGCACCGCTTCTTCTTATCGGAGATCAGCCGAGCTTTTCTAAAAAAGGGGCCATGATATCTTTTTTTGTTGAGGAAAAACGCCTTCGTTTTATTATAAATCAGCAGCATATGAATGCTCTCGGCTTTCAGGTTAGTTCCTTTCTGCTTTCCATGGCTGAGATTATCAGGTTCTCCGAGGAGGATAAGTGA